The following coding sequences lie in one Arachis hypogaea cultivar Tifrunner chromosome 9, arahy.Tifrunner.gnm2.J5K5, whole genome shotgun sequence genomic window:
- the LOC112709400 gene encoding uncharacterized protein At4g02000-like, which yields MDETTRDEDRIEEDNWKRGRNMILLEETNISEGINTCSNSFYGRLFASKTFSVGTMGNALKAIWGNPEGFSVSDKGDNSFQFFFNKEVDVLRVERGSPWLFKDYVLHVKRWKEDQNCDEEIIFNFSVWVQFWGLPKSFKILEVRHKLGEKLGTVLEVSKFQMRGRETRIVKAKINIDAVRQVKHQLIVAGPNKKEVEVALRYERFGKFYTYCAKLGHEVKNCHDLLKDTESDMVKEDDIGEWVKAIQVGT from the coding sequence ATGGATGAGACAACGAGGGATGAAGATCGGATCGAGGAAGACAACTGGAAGAGAGGTAGGAATATGATTCTACTGGAAGAGACAAACATATCAGAAGGTATTAACACTTGCTCCAATAGTTTTTATGGCAGACTCTTTGCTTCCAAAACCTTCTCAGTTGGAACCATGGGGAATGCTTTAAAGGCTATATGGGGAAACCCAGAAGGATTTAGCGTGAGTGACAAAGGGGATAATtcctttcaattcttttttaataaagaagtaGATGTCTTGCGTGTTGAACGTGGTTCTCCATGGCTATTCAAAGATTATGTGCTCCATGTCAAGAGATGGAAGGAAGATCAGAACTGTGATGAAgagattattttcaatttttcagtTTGGGTTCAATTTTGGGGTTTGCCAAAATCGTTTAAAATTCTCGAAGTTAGACATAAATTGGGAGAGAAACTGGGCACAGTGTTGGAGGTAAGTAAATTTCAAATGCGAGGCAGAGAAACTAGGATCGTGAAGGCCAAAATCAATATTGATGCTGTCAGGCAAGTGAAACATCAGTTAATAGTGGCAGGACCTAATAAAAAGGAGGTAGAAGTGGCACTGCGCTATGAGAGGTTTGGAAAGTTCTATACCTATTGCGCAAAATTGGGGCACGAGGTGAAAAACTGCCATGATCTGCTGAAGGACACAGAGAGTGATATGGTAAAGGAGGATGACATTGGCGAATGGGTTAAAGCCATCCAAGTGGGAACGTGA